A portion of the Pseudomonas koreensis genome contains these proteins:
- the gspG gene encoding type II secretion system major pseudopilin GspG, protein MDIAPLKTLSQSPRMPRGQQGFTLIEIMVVVVILGILAAMVVPKVLDRPDQARATAAKQDIGGLMQALKLYRLDHGTYPSMNQGLKVLVERPADAKNSNWRSYLERLPNDPWGRPYQYLNPGANGEVDIFSLGADGQPDGDGVNADIGSWQL, encoded by the coding sequence ATGGATATCGCACCTTTGAAAACGCTCAGTCAGTCGCCGCGCATGCCGCGTGGGCAGCAGGGTTTTACCTTGATCGAGATCATGGTGGTGGTGGTGATTCTGGGGATTCTGGCGGCGATGGTGGTGCCCAAGGTGCTCGACCGGCCGGATCAGGCGCGGGCGACGGCGGCGAAGCAGGATATCGGTGGGTTGATGCAGGCGTTGAAGTTGTATCGACTCGATCACGGCACGTATCCGAGCATGAATCAGGGGCTGAAGGTGCTGGTCGAGCGGCCGGCGGATGCGAAGAACAGCAACTGGCGTTCGTATCTGGAGCGTTTGCCGAATGACCCGTGGGGCCGGCCTTATCAGTACCTCAACCCGGGCGCGAATGGTGAGGTCGATATCTTTTCCCTCGGCGCCGATGGCCAGCCTGACGGCGATGGCGTGAATGCCGATATCGGTTCTTGGCAGTTGTAA
- the gspK gene encoding type II secretion system minor pseudopilin GspK, with protein sequence MAIISALLIAAVVAVIAAGMLTRQSVATRALEADQQRVQGRWVTQGGLEISRQLLWDARLRDPLTRRDQPWAQPLLAAGFAGRLEDEQGKFNLRNLVANERIDEAQVQAFERLCELIGVSAVVGQRIRQRVIAGYPHLLNAQIGATGKAGFDSGRATSPDADHKPPQPKVPMLRTLDDLRSVEGVTDALIGQLAPYVTVIPATTWINGNTATAQVLAAYVPGLSLERATALIAERDAGRWFINRGDFVNRLRMPQLEVSSVKVGITSDWFRLRGEARRDQRRVSLDALLHRSEDRLPQVIWSRVGA encoded by the coding sequence ATGGCGATTATCAGCGCGTTGTTGATTGCGGCGGTGGTGGCGGTGATTGCGGCGGGGATGTTGACGCGCCAGAGCGTGGCGACCCGTGCACTGGAGGCCGATCAGCAGCGGGTGCAGGGGCGTTGGGTGACGCAGGGTGGTCTGGAGATCAGCCGGCAGTTGCTCTGGGATGCGCGGCTGCGTGATCCGTTGACCCGGCGTGACCAGCCTTGGGCGCAGCCGTTGCTGGCTGCGGGTTTTGCCGGGCGGCTGGAGGACGAGCAGGGCAAGTTCAACCTGCGCAATCTGGTCGCCAATGAGCGCATCGATGAGGCGCAGGTGCAGGCGTTTGAGCGTTTGTGCGAGCTGATTGGTGTGAGCGCCGTTGTCGGGCAGCGCATTCGTCAGCGGGTGATTGCCGGGTATCCGCATCTGCTGAATGCGCAGATTGGCGCGACGGGCAAAGCCGGTTTCGACAGTGGCCGCGCGACTTCGCCCGATGCCGATCACAAACCGCCACAGCCGAAGGTGCCGATGCTGCGCACGCTGGATGATTTGCGCAGCGTCGAAGGCGTGACGGATGCGCTGATCGGCCAACTGGCGCCGTACGTGACGGTGATTCCGGCGACGACGTGGATCAACGGCAACACCGCCACGGCGCAGGTGCTGGCGGCGTATGTGCCGGGGCTTTCGCTGGAGCGGGCGACGGCGTTGATTGCCGAGCGTGACGCCGGGCGCTGGTTTATCAATCGCGGCGATTTTGTGAACCGCTTGCGCATGCCGCAGTTGGAAGTGAGCAGCGTCAAGGTCGGCATCACCAGTGACTGGTTTCGTTTGCGCGGTGAAGCGCGGCGTGATCAGCGCCGGGTCAGCCTCGACGCGTTGCTGCATCGCAGTGAGGATCGGCTGCCGCAGGTGATCTGGTCGCGGGTGGGCGCATGA
- the gspD gene encoding type II secretion system secretin GspD, which produces MKESRCKPARLALPLLLMALSACNSTTAPQNQPPLLVDSELGRPLANTQRSGDAVADRERAQAQARPVPKQLHNISQRGRSSGGAPSNAVARNPLGEQPVTLNFVEADIQAVVRALSRATGQQFLVDPRVKGNLTLVSEGQVPARQAYDMLLAALRMQGFSVVDVGGVAQVVPEADAKLLGGPIYSADKPAGNGMLTRTFRLQYENAVNLIPVLRPIVSPNNPINAYPGNNTVVITDYAENLTRVAQLIESIDTPSAIDTDVVQIQNGIAADIAPMVADLLDAPGNDPTQKIAVIGDPRSNTIIIRAGSPERTELARNLIYKLDNAQSNPSNLHVVYLRNAQAAKLAQALRGLLTGESDSGSSDAARSVLSAMGSSTGGNAGQNGQSSTPSTGTSTTTGSGGTGGSYAQGSGGSSSSGGTQSSEQNVAFSAGGVTIQADATTNTLLISAPEPLYRNLREVIDLLDQRRAQVVIESLIVEVGEDDASEFGVQWQTGNLGGKGVIGGANLGGAGLNTGAKNSIDVLPQGLNLGYVNGTVDIPGIGKILDLKVLARALKSKGGTNVLSTPNLLTLDNEAASIFVGQTIPFVSGSYVTGGGGTSNNPFQTVTREEVGLKLNVRPQISEGGTVKLDIYQEVSSIDERASNSVTSAGIVTNKRAIDTSILLDDGQIMVLGGLLQDGYSQSNDAVPWLSTIPGLGALFRNERRAITKTNLMVFLRPYIIRDSEAGRSITLNRYDFMRRAQGGLQPERSWAMPDMQAPQLPAAAQGVPAVLPTSGPRATIKAVPIQ; this is translated from the coding sequence ATGAAGGAGTCACGCTGCAAACCGGCACGTCTGGCGCTGCCGTTGTTGCTGATGGCATTGAGCGCGTGCAACAGCACCACGGCGCCGCAGAATCAGCCGCCGCTGTTGGTCGACAGTGAACTCGGCAGGCCGCTGGCCAACACCCAGCGCAGCGGCGATGCGGTGGCTGATCGCGAGCGCGCGCAGGCCCAGGCGCGGCCGGTGCCGAAGCAATTGCACAACATCAGTCAGCGCGGGCGCAGTAGCGGTGGCGCGCCGAGCAACGCGGTGGCGCGCAATCCGTTGGGCGAGCAACCGGTGACGCTGAATTTTGTCGAGGCGGATATTCAGGCGGTGGTACGGGCGCTGTCGCGTGCTACCGGGCAGCAGTTTCTCGTTGATCCTCGGGTCAAGGGCAATCTGACCCTGGTCTCGGAAGGTCAGGTGCCGGCGCGGCAGGCTTACGACATGCTGCTCGCGGCGTTGCGCATGCAAGGCTTCAGTGTGGTCGATGTCGGCGGCGTTGCGCAGGTGGTTCCCGAGGCCGACGCCAAACTGCTCGGCGGGCCGATCTACAGCGCCGACAAACCGGCCGGCAACGGCATGCTCACGCGCACGTTTCGCCTGCAATACGAAAACGCGGTAAACCTGATCCCGGTGCTGCGCCCGATCGTTTCGCCGAACAATCCGATCAATGCCTATCCGGGCAACAACACCGTGGTAATCACTGATTACGCCGAGAACCTAACCCGCGTTGCGCAGCTGATCGAGAGCATCGACACGCCGAGCGCGATCGACACCGATGTGGTGCAGATCCAGAACGGCATCGCCGCCGACATCGCACCGATGGTGGCCGACTTGCTCGACGCGCCGGGCAATGATCCGACGCAGAAAATCGCCGTGATCGGCGACCCGCGCTCGAACACCATCATCATCCGCGCCGGCAGCCCCGAGCGCACCGAGCTGGCGCGCAACCTGATCTACAAACTCGACAACGCGCAGAGCAATCCGAGCAATCTGCATGTGGTGTATCTGCGCAACGCCCAGGCAGCGAAACTGGCGCAGGCGTTGCGCGGTTTGCTCACCGGCGAGAGTGACAGCGGCAGCAGCGACGCGGCGCGTTCGGTGCTCAGCGCCATGGGCAGCAGCACTGGCGGCAATGCCGGGCAAAACGGCCAGAGCAGTACGCCGAGCACCGGCACTTCAACGACGACTGGCAGCGGCGGAACTGGCGGCAGCTATGCGCAGGGCAGTGGCGGCAGCAGCAGTAGTGGTGGTACGCAGAGCAGCGAACAGAACGTTGCCTTCAGCGCCGGCGGGGTGACGATTCAGGCGGATGCCACCACCAACACGCTACTGATTTCCGCGCCAGAGCCGCTATATCGCAACTTGCGTGAGGTTATCGATCTGCTCGACCAGCGCCGTGCGCAAGTGGTGATCGAAAGCCTGATCGTCGAGGTTGGCGAGGACGATGCCAGTGAATTCGGTGTGCAATGGCAGACCGGTAACCTCGGCGGCAAAGGCGTGATCGGTGGCGCCAATTTGGGAGGCGCGGGGCTCAACACCGGTGCCAAGAACAGCATCGACGTACTGCCGCAGGGTTTGAACCTCGGCTACGTCAACGGCACGGTCGACATCCCGGGCATCGGCAAGATTCTCGACCTGAAAGTGCTGGCGCGGGCGCTGAAGAGCAAGGGCGGTACCAACGTGCTGTCGACGCCGAACCTGCTGACCCTGGACAACGAAGCAGCGAGCATCTTTGTCGGCCAGACCATTCCGTTTGTCAGCGGCAGCTACGTCACTGGCGGCGGGGGCACCAGCAACAACCCGTTCCAGACCGTGACCCGCGAAGAGGTCGGCCTCAAGCTCAACGTGCGCCCGCAGATTTCCGAGGGCGGCACGGTCAAGCTGGATATCTATCAGGAAGTCAGCAGCATCGATGAGCGCGCGTCCAACAGCGTGACCTCGGCGGGCATCGTCACCAACAAACGGGCGATCGACACCAGCATTCTGCTCGACGACGGGCAGATCATGGTCCTCGGTGGTTTGCTCCAGGACGGTTACAGCCAGAGCAATGATGCGGTGCCGTGGCTGTCGACGATCCCGGGACTCGGCGCGCTGTTTCGCAACGAACGCCGGGCGATCACCAAGACCAACCTGATGGTGTTCCTGCGCCCGTACATCATCCGCGACAGCGAAGCGGGGCGCAGCATCACCCTCAACCGCTACGACTTCATGCGCCGCGCCCAGGGCGGCTTGCAACCGGAACGCAGCTGGGCGATGCCGGACATGCAGGCGCCGCAATTGCCAGCGGCGGCGCAAGGTGTGCCGGCGGTTTTACCCACGTCAGGCCCGCGCGCAACGATCAAAGCGGTGCCCATTCAATGA
- the gspM gene encoding type II secretion system protein GspM: MSRATLAIYRARWQRFSSQLQARWQPLALREKRMVGGMALVLVGLLIWLTLVQPPLARITFWQSETPKLRAQTEALEVLLRSVNVRPQGQSVGQSLEQSLQAAGLAGHYQLQAADGGAWQLNVDAAPADALLDWLLSQPSQLSLQVVEAQLQRANETSTDVTAGTLSGTVRMDQAQGAKEAS, from the coding sequence ATGAGTAGGGCGACGCTGGCGATTTACCGTGCGCGCTGGCAGCGCTTCAGCAGCCAGTTGCAGGCGCGTTGGCAGCCATTGGCGCTGCGCGAAAAACGCATGGTCGGCGGCATGGCGCTGGTGCTTGTCGGTCTGTTGATCTGGCTGACGCTGGTCCAGCCGCCATTGGCCAGGATCACTTTTTGGCAGAGCGAAACGCCCAAGTTGCGCGCACAAACCGAGGCGCTGGAAGTGCTGTTGCGCAGCGTCAACGTGCGGCCGCAGGGGCAAAGCGTTGGCCAGTCGCTGGAGCAAAGTCTGCAAGCGGCGGGGCTGGCCGGGCATTACCAATTACAAGCAGCAGACGGCGGGGCGTGGCAGTTGAATGTCGACGCCGCGCCGGCCGATGCGCTGCTCGACTGGCTGCTCAGCCAGCCGTCACAACTTTCTCTGCAGGTGGTCGAGGCGCAGTTGCAACGCGCAAACGAAACCTCGACCGATGTCACCGCCGGCACATTGTCAGGCACCGTTCGCATGGATCAGGCGCAGGGCGCTAAGGAAGCTTCATGA
- the gspF gene encoding type II secretion system inner membrane protein GspF translates to MNRYRFEAADASGKIESGHLEADSQSAAFSALRGRGLTALSVHEESNVARHGGGGLFSAKLSDNDLAWATRQLASLLGASLPLEAALSATVEQAEKKHIAHTLSAVRADVRSGMRLAESLASRPRDFPEIYRALIAAGEESGDLAQVMERLADYIEERNNLRGKILTAFIYPGVVGLVSIGIVIFLLSYVVPQVVSAFSQARQDLPGLTLAMLTASDFIRAWGWLCAAVIAGAFWSWRLYLRNPAARLSWHHRVLKLPLFGRFILGLNTARFASTLAILGGAGVPLLRALEAARQTLSNDRLSLSVSEATAKVREGVNLAAALRVENVFPPVLIHLIASGEKTGSLPPMLERAAQTLSRDIERRAMGMTALLEPLMIVVMGGVVLVIVMAVLLPIIEINQLVQ, encoded by the coding sequence ATGAATCGCTATCGCTTTGAAGCGGCGGATGCCAGCGGAAAAATCGAGTCCGGGCACTTGGAGGCGGACAGCCAGAGCGCGGCGTTCAGTGCCTTGCGCGGACGCGGTTTGACGGCATTGTCGGTGCACGAAGAAAGCAACGTTGCCCGACACGGTGGCGGCGGATTGTTCAGCGCCAAACTCTCCGACAACGACCTCGCTTGGGCCACGCGGCAACTGGCGAGCCTGCTCGGCGCCAGTCTGCCGCTCGAAGCAGCGCTGAGCGCGACGGTCGAGCAGGCCGAGAAAAAACACATCGCCCACACCCTCAGCGCCGTGCGCGCCGATGTGCGCAGCGGCATGCGTCTGGCGGAATCGCTGGCGTCGCGGCCACGGGATTTTCCCGAAATTTACCGCGCGCTGATTGCCGCTGGCGAAGAGTCCGGCGATCTGGCCCAGGTGATGGAGCGACTGGCTGACTACATCGAGGAACGCAACAACCTGCGCGGCAAGATTCTTACCGCGTTCATCTATCCGGGTGTGGTCGGGCTGGTGTCGATCGGCATTGTGATTTTCCTGCTCAGCTACGTGGTGCCGCAGGTGGTCAGCGCGTTTTCTCAGGCGCGGCAGGATTTGCCGGGGCTGACGCTGGCGATGCTCACCGCCAGTGATTTCATCCGGGCGTGGGGTTGGTTGTGCGCAGCGGTCATCGCCGGGGCGTTCTGGAGTTGGCGTTTGTATTTGCGCAATCCGGCAGCGCGCCTGAGTTGGCATCACCGGGTGCTGAAGTTGCCGCTGTTCGGGCGTTTCATTCTCGGGCTGAACACCGCGCGATTCGCATCCACTCTGGCGATCCTCGGCGGCGCCGGCGTGCCGTTGTTGCGCGCACTGGAAGCGGCGCGGCAGACGCTGTCCAACGACCGCTTGAGCCTGAGTGTCAGCGAGGCCACGGCTAAAGTGCGCGAAGGCGTCAACCTCGCCGCCGCGTTGCGGGTGGAGAATGTTTTCCCGCCGGTGCTGATTCACCTGATCGCCAGCGGCGAGAAAACCGGCTCGCTGCCGCCGATGCTCGAGCGCGCGGCGCAGACGTTGTCGCGGGATATCGAACGGCGGGCGATGGGCATGACCGCGTTGCTCGAGCCGCTGATGATTGTGGTGATGGGCGGGGTGGTACTGGTGATTGTGATGGCGGTGTTGTTGCCGATTATTGAGATCAATCAGTTGGTCCAGTAG
- a CDS encoding DUF6124 family protein — MIKPTPNPPETDPTSPYESLDSNKLHEAADRALDHYLSPNNLLPPPRKARGMYAVTADTKNEELLADASETLASAKTIAQDISSLLPAPQRRALLGVAQLIMLGELAVNRVMDNLEVAG, encoded by the coding sequence ATGATCAAACCAACACCCAACCCACCCGAAACCGATCCCACGTCTCCCTACGAATCCCTCGATTCCAACAAGCTCCACGAAGCCGCTGACCGCGCGCTCGATCATTACCTATCACCAAACAATCTCCTGCCTCCGCCGCGCAAGGCGCGTGGGATGTATGCGGTGACGGCGGATACCAAGAATGAAGAACTGCTGGCTGATGCGAGTGAAACGCTGGCTTCGGCGAAGACGATTGCTCAGGACATTTCCAGTCTGTTGCCGGCGCCGCAGCGGCGGGCGTTGTTGGGGGTTGCTCAACTGATCATGTTGGGGGAGCTGGCGGTGAATCGGGTGATGGATAATTTGGAGGTGGCGGGGTGA
- the gspL gene encoding type II secretion system protein GspL, with product MSQLRVALPPLAELELHSELSCAWLDRQGQVIREERLTLSQLGQRPKQPPLLCFLHPADSLLASIDLPPLPANKTAAAVQCAAQALMLGDSSQMHIAHSPRDASGQVQIAWVSRQHLQGLVAVLKQAGLSLRGLYPAPYSLPVLPGVVACVADGHLLRRESLNSAQVEPLLGDEVDEASFEAGSAQRWIGPLPGWGLHGGLQQSGGEQRGWGRAVGCVALAVAVWVVGLNLYAAREARQGQQLKAQMSQRVKQAFPELPVILNPLQQARQQLEQRQKGVVDDPAQNFNRLVLQAGTGMPFMAGSVERLTYRDGVLQLALLSDANRGGNDKDWQSTLAQAGISVTADDQGWTLRPSDESSANTNEDDDSGADDE from the coding sequence ATGAGCCAGTTGCGCGTCGCGTTGCCGCCATTGGCGGAGCTGGAGTTGCACAGCGAATTGAGCTGCGCCTGGCTGGATCGTCAGGGGCAGGTCATCCGTGAGGAGCGGCTCACTTTGAGTCAGTTGGGGCAACGGCCGAAACAGCCGCCATTGCTGTGTTTTCTGCATCCGGCCGACAGCCTGCTCGCCAGCATTGATCTGCCGCCGCTGCCCGCGAACAAAACGGCAGCCGCTGTGCAGTGCGCGGCGCAGGCGTTGATGCTCGGCGACAGCAGCCAGATGCATATCGCTCACAGCCCTCGCGATGCGAGCGGGCAGGTGCAGATTGCCTGGGTTTCGCGGCAGCATTTGCAGGGTCTGGTGGCGGTGCTCAAGCAGGCGGGGTTGAGCCTGCGCGGTTTGTATCCGGCGCCGTACAGCTTGCCGGTGCTGCCGGGGGTTGTCGCTTGTGTGGCGGACGGTCATCTGCTCCGGCGCGAGAGTTTGAACAGTGCGCAGGTCGAGCCGTTGCTCGGTGACGAAGTTGACGAGGCGTCGTTCGAAGCCGGATCAGCACAGCGCTGGATCGGTCCCTTGCCCGGTTGGGGTTTGCACGGCGGTCTGCAGCAAAGCGGCGGCGAGCAACGTGGCTGGGGTCGTGCGGTCGGCTGTGTGGCTTTGGCGGTGGCAGTCTGGGTGGTCGGGCTGAATCTGTACGCCGCCCGCGAAGCGCGGCAGGGGCAGCAGTTGAAGGCGCAGATGAGTCAGCGGGTGAAGCAGGCGTTTCCCGAATTACCGGTGATTCTCAACCCGCTGCAACAGGCGCGTCAGCAGCTGGAGCAGCGGCAAAAAGGCGTGGTCGATGATCCGGCGCAGAACTTCAATCGGCTGGTGTTGCAGGCCGGTACAGGCATGCCGTTTATGGCCGGCAGTGTCGAGCGCCTGACCTATCGCGACGGCGTCTTGCAACTGGCGCTGCTCAGCGACGCAAACCGTGGCGGCAACGACAAGGACTGGCAAAGCACGTTGGCCCAGGCCGGCATCAGCGTCACTGCCGATGACCAAGGCTGGACGCTGCGGCCGAGCGATGAATCCAGCGCCAACACCAACGAAGACGATGACAGCGGAGCAGACGATGAGTAG
- the gspI gene encoding type II secretion system minor pseudopilin GspI, with protein MRARTREKGFTLIEVLVALAIIAVAMSAAVRVAGLMTQSNGVLRDRSIALIAAQSRMAELRLEGRLPNGMKAVECDQGRLLLRCEQVIATAENGRLLRIGIQVFDRNQDAPPLAKLETLLTHPQ; from the coding sequence ATGCGCGCGCGAACGCGAGAGAAAGGATTCACCCTGATTGAAGTGCTGGTGGCACTGGCGATCATCGCCGTCGCCATGTCCGCCGCCGTGCGCGTCGCGGGGTTGATGACGCAGAGTAATGGGGTGTTGCGGGATAGATCGATCGCGCTGATTGCCGCGCAGAGCCGGATGGCTGAACTACGCCTGGAAGGCCGGTTGCCGAATGGGATGAAGGCTGTTGAATGTGATCAAGGAAGATTGTTGTTGCGCTGTGAACAGGTGATCGCTACCGCAGAAAATGGACGGCTGCTCAGGATTGGAATCCAAGTATTTGATCGCAACCAGGATGCGCCGCCACTCGCAAAACTAGAAACCCTGCTAACCCACCCCCAGTAG
- the gspE gene encoding type II secretion system ATPase GspE: MSRLPYAWAKAQRILLRDDVLTVCPSTPGWSISEARRQFGATTIQRVRDDELDGLLASAYADTGSAAAVVGAAENEVDLDRLMQDMPEITDLLDTQDGAPVIRMINALLTQAARDEASDIHIEPFETHSVVRYRVDGTLRDVVSPRKALHGALVSRIKIMAQLDIAEKRLPQDGRIALRVAGRPIDIRVSTVPTGHGERVVMRLLDKQAGRLHLETLGMDAQVLAKLDHLIRQPHGIVLVTGPTGSGKTTSLYAALARLDASTSNILTVEDPVEYDLPGISQIQVNAKIDMTFALALRAILRQDPDIIMIGEIRDLETAQIAVQASLTGHLVLATLHTNDAVSAVNRLVDMGVEPFLLASSMLGVLAQRLVRRLCNQCKQEDPATPGTWRPVGCAACNHTGYSGRTGIHELFCIDDDIRTLIHQGAGEQALRAAASKAGMFSLREDGERWIRSGATAPEEILRVTRDA; encoded by the coding sequence GTGAGTCGGTTGCCGTATGCCTGGGCCAAGGCGCAGCGGATTCTGCTGCGCGACGATGTGCTGACGGTGTGCCCATCGACACCGGGCTGGTCGATCAGTGAGGCGCGGCGTCAGTTCGGTGCGACCACGATACAGCGCGTGCGCGACGATGAACTGGATGGATTGCTCGCCAGCGCTTACGCCGACACCGGCAGTGCGGCGGCGGTGGTCGGCGCGGCGGAAAACGAAGTCGATCTCGATCGGCTGATGCAGGACATGCCGGAAATCACCGACCTGCTCGACACCCAGGACGGCGCGCCGGTGATTCGCATGATCAACGCCTTGCTCACCCAAGCCGCGCGCGACGAGGCCAGCGACATTCATATCGAGCCGTTCGAAACCCATTCAGTGGTGCGCTACCGCGTCGACGGCACCCTGCGTGATGTGGTCTCGCCGCGCAAGGCGTTGCACGGTGCGCTGGTGTCGCGGATCAAGATCATGGCCCAGCTCGACATCGCCGAAAAACGCCTGCCCCAGGACGGTCGCATCGCGTTGCGCGTAGCGGGGCGGCCGATCGATATTCGTGTGTCGACGGTGCCGACCGGCCATGGCGAACGCGTGGTGATGCGCCTGCTCGACAAACAGGCCGGGCGCTTGCATCTGGAAACCCTCGGCATGGATGCGCAGGTGCTGGCCAAACTCGACCACCTGATCCGCCAGCCCCACGGCATCGTCCTCGTCACGGGGCCGACCGGCAGCGGCAAAACCACCAGCCTGTACGCGGCGCTGGCGCGGCTGGATGCGAGCACCAGTAACATCCTCACCGTGGAAGATCCGGTCGAATACGACCTGCCGGGGATCAGCCAGATTCAGGTCAACGCCAAGATCGACATGACCTTTGCCCTGGCGCTGCGGGCGATTCTGCGCCAGGACCCGGACATCATCATGATCGGCGAGATCCGCGATCTCGAGACCGCGCAAATCGCGGTGCAGGCTTCGCTCACCGGGCACTTGGTGCTGGCGACGCTGCACACCAACGACGCGGTGTCGGCGGTCAACCGCTTGGTCGACATGGGCGTCGAACCGTTTCTGCTGGCCTCGTCGATGCTCGGCGTGCTTGCGCAACGCTTGGTGCGCCGCCTGTGCAATCAGTGCAAACAGGAAGACCCAGCCACGCCCGGCACCTGGCGCCCGGTCGGTTGCGCGGCGTGCAATCACACCGGTTACAGCGGCCGCACCGGGATCCACGAATTGTTTTGCATCGACGACGACATCCGCACGCTGATTCACCAAGGGGCAGGGGAGCAGGCCTTGCGCGCGGCGGCATCGAAAGCGGGGATGTTTAGCCTGCGCGAGGACGGTGAACGCTGGATTCGCAGCGGTGCCACCGCGCCGGAAGAAATCCTTCGTGTGACACGGGACGCCTGA